Proteins encoded within one genomic window of Flavobacterium gilvum:
- a CDS encoding aspartate kinase: MRVFKFGGASVKDAAGIRNVYDVLQQVGYEDVLVVVSAMGKTTNALEDVIKNYFDKSPELNSSVQEVKKYHNQILLDLFEDETNEVFTAANTHFNDLEYFLAHNKSPNYNFVYDQIVSYGEIISTTILSHFMNFKGIKTEWVDIRNYIKTDSTYRDAEVDWELTQKNIAGNFKRNILNITQGFLGSDENNFTTTLGREGSDYTAAILAYCLGAESVTIWKDVPGVMNADPRYFENASLLNHISYREAIELAFYGASVIHPKTLQPLQKKEIPLYVKSFINPLLKGTAVAKGQDLEPYLPCFIVKRNQLLISLSSIDFSFIMEENISEIFGLFHQFRLKVNLIQNSAISFSVCVEDKFGNFNDCNAILSKKFKVDFTENVTLYTIRHFNEQAAQTVEDNKTVLLKQISKETMQIVTKEN; encoded by the coding sequence ATGAGGGTATTCAAATTTGGAGGTGCATCGGTAAAAGATGCAGCCGGTATCAGAAACGTTTACGACGTTTTGCAACAAGTGGGTTATGAGGACGTGTTAGTTGTTGTTTCGGCAATGGGAAAAACCACTAATGCACTGGAAGATGTGATTAAAAATTATTTTGATAAATCACCTGAATTGAATTCTTCGGTACAGGAAGTAAAAAAATACCACAACCAAATCTTATTGGATTTATTCGAAGATGAAACCAATGAAGTTTTCACTGCGGCAAATACACATTTTAACGATTTAGAGTATTTTCTAGCTCACAATAAATCACCAAATTATAATTTTGTTTACGATCAAATCGTAAGTTACGGAGAAATCATATCGACTACCATTTTGAGTCATTTTATGAATTTCAAAGGTATTAAGACAGAATGGGTAGATATTAGAAATTACATCAAAACCGATTCTACTTACCGCGATGCCGAAGTAGATTGGGAATTGACACAAAAAAACATTGCAGGAAACTTCAAACGCAACATTCTAAACATCACTCAAGGTTTCTTGGGATCTGACGAAAACAATTTTACCACCACTTTGGGACGTGAAGGTTCAGATTATACTGCGGCAATTTTGGCATACTGCCTTGGCGCCGAAAGCGTAACGATCTGGAAAGATGTTCCGGGAGTTATGAATGCCGACCCAAGATACTTTGAAAACGCAAGTTTGCTAAACCATATTTCGTATCGTGAAGCCATCGAATTGGCGTTTTACGGAGCATCGGTTATTCACCCAAAAACATTGCAACCGCTACAGAAAAAGGAAATTCCGTTGTATGTAAAATCCTTTATCAATCCGTTGCTAAAAGGAACTGCAGTTGCCAAAGGACAAGATTTAGAGCCTTATTTGCCATGTTTCATCGTAAAAAGAAACCAATTATTGATTTCGTTGTCTTCGATAGATTTCTCTTTCATTATGGAAGAAAACATCAGCGAAATCTTTGGTTTATTCCACCAATTCAGACTTAAAGTAAACTTAATTCAGAACTCTGCGATTAGTTTCTCGGTTTGTGTGGAGGATAAATTTGGAAACTTCAATGATTGCAACGCAATCCTTTCCAAAAAATTCAAAGTGGATTTCACCGAAAATGTTACTTTATACACCATTAGACATTTCAACGAACAAGCTGCTCAAACGGTAGAAGATAACAAAACTGTACTATTGAAACAAATAAGCAAAGAAACGATGCAAATCGTAACCAAAGAGAATTAA